In Nocardia sp. NBC_00403, one DNA window encodes the following:
- a CDS encoding iron ABC transporter substrate-binding protein, producing the protein MVSVRWKSVSATVAVAVAALGMTACSNSSDDTNEITVYNAQHESLTKEWVDAFTKQTGIKVTLRQGGDTALGNQLVAEGAASPADVFLTENSPAMALVENAGLFADVDKQTLDQVPAQFRPSTGKWTGIAARSTVFVYNKNKIAADQLPASLLDLAQPQWKDRWGAGVSGADFQAIVAGLLALKGEDTTRAWLKGMKENATAFPNNVATMKAVNSGRPDGGVIYHYYWYRDQANTKESSADTALHYFKNQDPGAFVSVSGGGVLKSSKKQESAQKFLAFITAEAGQEILRDGNSMEYPVASAVAANPALPPLADLQAPSVDPSKLDAKKVTALMTEAGLL; encoded by the coding sequence ATGGTGTCGGTCAGATGGAAATCGGTTTCCGCGACGGTCGCGGTCGCGGTCGCGGCACTAGGCATGACAGCCTGCTCCAATTCCTCGGACGACACCAACGAAATCACGGTCTACAACGCACAGCACGAATCGCTCACCAAAGAGTGGGTGGATGCGTTCACCAAGCAGACCGGCATCAAGGTCACCTTGCGTCAAGGTGGCGACACGGCGCTGGGCAACCAGCTCGTCGCCGAAGGCGCCGCCTCCCCCGCCGATGTCTTCCTGACCGAGAACTCCCCCGCCATGGCGCTGGTCGAGAACGCGGGCCTGTTCGCCGACGTCGACAAGCAGACTCTCGATCAGGTGCCTGCGCAGTTCCGCCCCTCCACTGGCAAGTGGACCGGAATCGCCGCCCGCTCAACGGTTTTCGTCTACAACAAGAACAAGATTGCCGCCGATCAGCTGCCCGCGTCGCTGCTGGACCTCGCGCAGCCGCAGTGGAAGGACCGCTGGGGCGCTGGTGTCTCCGGCGCCGACTTCCAGGCCATCGTTGCCGGCCTGCTCGCACTGAAGGGCGAGGACACCACACGCGCCTGGCTGAAGGGCATGAAGGAGAACGCCACCGCATTCCCGAACAACGTCGCCACCATGAAGGCCGTCAATTCCGGCCGGCCCGACGGTGGCGTGATCTACCACTACTACTGGTACCGCGACCAGGCCAACACCAAGGAGAGCAGCGCCGACACCGCGCTGCACTACTTCAAGAACCAGGACCCCGGCGCCTTCGTCAGCGTGTCCGGCGGCGGCGTGCTGAAGTCGAGCAAGAAGCAGGAATCGGCGCAGAAGTTTTTGGCGTTCATCACCGCCGAGGCAGGGCAGGAGATCCTGCGCGACGGCAACTCCATGGAGTACCCGGTGGCCAGTGCCGTCGCGGCCAACCCGGCGTTGCCGCCGCTCGCCGATCTGCAGGCGCCGTCCGTCGATCCCAGCAAGCTCGACGCCAAAAAGGTGACCGCGCTGATGACCGAGGCAGGTCTGCTCTAA
- a CDS encoding MarR family winged helix-turn-helix transcriptional regulator, translating into MSRPRPLPLDPIEEAHRQWVDHGWGDVADGMAAVTSLVRAQQIVMARVDEALKPTGLTFSRYELLMLLNFSKTGALPMTKASARLQVHPTSVTNTVDRLEAARLVERVPHPSDRRATLIEITDAGRELVAEATEELNAKVFAVPGLEPDRLHTLLQLLAEFRHAAGDFDTEDEPARWTATDR; encoded by the coding sequence ATGTCTCGGCCACGCCCTCTCCCACTGGACCCGATCGAGGAGGCCCATCGCCAGTGGGTCGACCACGGCTGGGGTGATGTCGCCGACGGAATGGCCGCCGTAACCTCTCTGGTGCGAGCCCAGCAAATCGTCATGGCCCGAGTCGACGAGGCTCTGAAACCGACCGGTCTGACCTTCTCGCGCTACGAACTTCTGATGCTGTTGAACTTCAGCAAGACCGGCGCGCTGCCGATGACCAAGGCGAGCGCCCGACTTCAAGTGCACCCGACAAGCGTGACGAATACCGTCGACCGACTAGAAGCCGCGCGGCTCGTCGAGCGAGTGCCGCATCCCAGCGATCGGCGGGCAACATTGATCGAAATCACCGATGCCGGTAGGGAATTGGTCGCCGAAGCGACCGAGGAGCTCAATGCGAAGGTGTTCGCGGTACCCGGGCTGGAGCCGGATCGGCTGCACACGTTATTGCAGTTGCTCGCAGAATTCCGGCATGCCGCAGGCGACTTCGACACCGAAGACGAACCGGCTCGTTGGACTGCGACCGATCGCTGA
- a CDS encoding metallophosphoesterase, with protein sequence MSCRGPSRRNLLAAIGLATLLPITGTIRSSSARAQPNLLVATDLEVVTITDRSVILTWTTVTPDPSGRLVPANSDTEVRLVPADSPRAVTPVYADADPTPFHYAEINDLEPGRRYRFEAVSNGVHASPALSLTTLTPGSPESTSEFTTLVPPPGRPLHTLALANDVHYGEQVSGLVIGDLPPGFRQEPDLPPYPEVMLAALLDDLRRPDRDADRLIIAGDLTSEATAVESRAVRARLDRWGTLGRDYLVARGNHDRPHLGADYQSCTPAAADHHDCWGEEFTPRQQLIEHEVGGLRVIGLDTSELDGAGGSIERPQFEHLAGLLRADPDRPTLVFGHHPVTIESGLTNTAGPGFVLNRPDSAELQSLYERAPGVFLQHSGHTHRNRRTRPDATCAVEFLEVAAVKEYPGGYSLLRLYEGGYMVNFYKTRTPAAKQWSAPTRAEYFGLLPDYTLGTCADRNHVVLRDFSGLG encoded by the coding sequence ATGAGTTGCCGCGGCCCCTCGCGCCGAAACCTGCTCGCCGCCATCGGCCTCGCCACGCTACTGCCCATCACAGGCACGATCCGGTCGAGTTCGGCTCGGGCACAGCCGAATTTGCTGGTCGCCACCGACCTGGAAGTAGTCACGATCACCGATCGATCGGTAATCCTGACGTGGACCACGGTGACGCCGGATCCCTCGGGACGGCTGGTGCCTGCGAACTCCGACACCGAAGTCCGCCTCGTCCCCGCCGACTCACCACGCGCCGTGACACCGGTCTACGCCGACGCCGACCCCACCCCGTTCCACTACGCGGAAATCAACGACCTCGAACCCGGTCGACGCTATCGATTCGAGGCGGTGTCGAACGGCGTGCACGCGAGCCCCGCACTCTCGTTGACCACGCTGACCCCTGGCAGTCCCGAATCCACCAGCGAATTCACCACATTGGTGCCGCCACCGGGCCGCCCGCTGCACACCCTCGCGCTGGCCAACGACGTGCACTACGGCGAGCAGGTCAGCGGTCTCGTCATCGGCGACCTGCCGCCCGGATTCCGGCAGGAGCCCGACCTGCCGCCGTATCCGGAGGTGATGCTCGCGGCATTGCTCGACGACTTGCGCCGTCCTGACCGCGACGCCGACCGGCTGATCATCGCGGGCGACCTCACCAGCGAGGCGACGGCTGTGGAGTCCCGCGCCGTACGTGCCCGCCTGGATCGGTGGGGCACGCTGGGGCGTGACTACCTCGTCGCGCGCGGCAACCACGACCGGCCTCATCTCGGCGCGGACTATCAATCCTGCACACCCGCGGCCGCCGACCATCACGACTGCTGGGGCGAAGAATTCACCCCACGCCAGCAGCTGATCGAGCACGAGGTCGGCGGGCTGCGGGTGATCGGCCTGGACACCAGCGAGCTCGACGGCGCGGGCGGCAGCATCGAACGCCCGCAATTCGAGCACCTTGCCGGGCTGCTGCGCGCCGACCCGGACCGTCCGACGCTGGTGTTCGGCCACCATCCGGTGACCATCGAGTCCGGACTCACCAACACCGCAGGACCCGGTTTCGTGCTGAACCGCCCCGACAGCGCCGAACTGCAGTCACTCTACGAGCGGGCTCCCGGCGTGTTTCTGCAGCACAGCGGCCACACTCACCGCAACAGACGCACCCGCCCGGATGCGACGTGCGCGGTCGAATTCCTGGAAGTGGCCGCGGTGAAGGAATATCCGGGCGGCTACAGCCTGCTGCGACTCTACGAGGGCGGGTACATGGTGAATTTCTACAAAACCCGCACACCCGCGGCCAAGCAATGGAGCGCGCCGACCAGAGCCGAATACTTCGGCCTGCTGCCGGATTACACGCTCGGCACGTGTGCCGATCGCAATCACGTTGTGCTGCGTGATTTCTCGGGACTCGGATAA
- a CDS encoding ABC transporter permease, with protein sequence MAVRTAVVSSRVGRPGPLVTTVAVLLVAATFVPLGYIVSTIFSTGLDQAADLVFRPRVGELLRNTAGLVVLTVPICVVLGVGLAWVVERTAVPGAAWWGPVFAAPLAVPAFVNSYGWVSAFPTMHGLSAGVVISTMSYFPLVYLPAAATLRRLDPSVEESARALGSGPVAVFLRIVLPQLRLAILGGGLLISLHLLAEYGAFVMVRFDTFTTAIFEQYQSSFAGPAGSMLAGVLVLCCLVLLAGEAAARGSARYARIGSGAPRAATRVRLGLGAIPVLVALTAVTAGALGVPLWTIVRWLRSGGAKVWDLGEIGQALGQTVALAAMAALITTLCAFPVAWIAVRSTSTFARIVEGANYITSSLPGIVIALAMVTVTIRWAPPLYQTVTMVVAAYVLMFLPRALVSVRAGLAQVPIGLEEVSRSLGQSGVATFLRVTLRLTAPAAASAGALVFVAVATELTATLLLAPSGTRTLAMRFWSLSGELDYAAAAPYALIMIVAAVPVTYLLFTQSRKAAGV encoded by the coding sequence GTGGCCGTTCGGACCGCCGTCGTTTCCTCCCGGGTCGGTAGACCCGGGCCTCTCGTCACGACCGTCGCCGTGTTGCTTGTCGCGGCGACGTTCGTACCGCTGGGCTACATCGTGTCCACGATCTTCTCCACCGGTCTCGATCAGGCTGCAGATCTGGTGTTCCGGCCCAGAGTCGGTGAACTGCTGCGCAATACGGCCGGACTGGTGGTGCTCACCGTGCCGATCTGCGTGGTGCTCGGGGTCGGACTCGCCTGGGTGGTCGAGCGCACGGCGGTTCCCGGCGCGGCCTGGTGGGGTCCGGTATTCGCAGCTCCGCTCGCCGTGCCCGCCTTCGTGAACAGCTACGGCTGGGTGAGTGCTTTCCCGACGATGCACGGACTGTCGGCCGGTGTCGTCATCTCGACCATGTCCTACTTTCCGCTGGTCTACCTGCCCGCGGCGGCGACACTGCGTCGCCTCGACCCCTCGGTGGAGGAATCCGCGCGTGCCCTGGGTTCCGGACCGGTCGCGGTTTTCCTGCGCATTGTGCTTCCACAATTGCGGTTGGCGATTCTCGGTGGCGGGCTGCTGATTTCGCTGCACCTGCTCGCCGAATACGGCGCGTTCGTGATGGTCAGATTCGACACCTTCACCACCGCAATTTTCGAGCAGTATCAATCCAGTTTCGCCGGTCCCGCAGGCAGCATGCTTGCCGGTGTGCTCGTGCTGTGCTGCCTGGTGTTGCTCGCCGGCGAGGCGGCGGCCCGCGGTAGTGCGCGCTACGCGCGGATCGGCAGCGGCGCGCCGCGCGCCGCGACGCGGGTTCGACTCGGCCTCGGCGCAATTCCGGTGCTCGTCGCACTGACAGCGGTGACCGCCGGCGCGCTCGGGGTGCCGCTGTGGACGATCGTGCGCTGGCTGCGGTCGGGCGGTGCGAAGGTGTGGGATCTCGGCGAGATCGGCCAAGCGCTCGGGCAGACCGTAGCGCTGGCCGCCATGGCCGCCCTGATCACCACTCTCTGCGCGTTCCCGGTGGCCTGGATCGCGGTGCGCTCCACCTCGACGTTCGCCCGAATTGTGGAGGGCGCAAACTACATCACCAGCTCGCTGCCCGGCATCGTTATCGCCCTGGCGATGGTAACGGTCACCATCCGGTGGGCACCGCCGCTCTACCAGACGGTGACCATGGTGGTGGCCGCATATGTGCTGATGTTCCTGCCTCGGGCGCTGGTCAGCGTGCGAGCCGGGCTGGCGCAGGTGCCGATCGGGTTGGAGGAAGTGTCGCGCTCGCTCGGGCAGTCCGGTGTGGCCACCTTCCTGCGAGTGACGTTGCGGCTCACCGCACCCGCCGCGGCGTCCGCGGGCGCGCTGGTGTTCGTTGCCGTCGCGACCGAACTCACCGCGACATTGCTCTTGGCGCCCAGCGGAACTCGCACGCTGGCCATGCGCTTCTGGTCACTGTCGGGCGAATTGGACTACGCGGCCGCGGCACCCTACGCGCTGATCATGATCGTCGCGGCGGTGCCGGTGACGTATCTGCTGTTCACCCAATCCAGGAAGGCGGCGGGAGTATGA
- a CDS encoding Rv0361 family membrane protein, whose product MTYPPSGQPPYGSQYPEQPGQHGYPQQGSYPPPQPYGYPPQGGMGYPPPGYPPQGYPPPPKKKRTGLFIGLLVLVLIIAGGVAAGVVLTVQGKTPLASDEKKIEAAIHEFYDALGKDGFRAAAAKACASDRADFDSLSQEQKQAFDAAQVSVTINRIEDIVVTGDTATAHIVGHLTLTLPGETPNTDDSTNEHLRKENGKWRVCSAEAGKN is encoded by the coding sequence ATGACATATCCGCCGAGCGGGCAGCCCCCGTACGGATCGCAGTACCCGGAACAGCCAGGTCAGCACGGGTATCCACAACAGGGGTCGTACCCGCCGCCGCAGCCCTACGGGTACCCGCCGCAGGGCGGCATGGGCTACCCGCCGCCCGGATATCCGCCGCAGGGGTATCCACCACCGCCGAAGAAGAAGCGGACGGGGCTGTTCATAGGTTTGCTGGTGCTGGTGTTGATCATCGCAGGCGGGGTTGCCGCGGGTGTGGTGCTGACGGTTCAGGGCAAGACACCGCTCGCCTCCGACGAGAAGAAGATCGAGGCGGCTATCCACGAGTTCTATGACGCCCTCGGCAAAGACGGCTTCCGAGCGGCGGCCGCGAAGGCGTGCGCGTCGGATCGGGCCGATTTCGACTCGCTGAGCCAGGAGCAGAAGCAGGCCTTCGATGCGGCTCAGGTGTCGGTGACCATCAATAGAATCGAGGACATTGTGGTCACCGGAGACACGGCGACCGCGCACATCGTCGGACACCTCACGCTCACGCTCCCTGGCGAGACGCCCAACACCGATGACAGCACCAACGAACATTTACGGAAGGAAAACGGGAAGTGGCGGGTCTGTTCGGCGGAAGCGGGCAAGAACTGA
- a CDS encoding amidohydrolase family protein, whose amino-acid sequence MSSTLLLRGGIVLDTEPQSRVTEHTDVLIENGRIAALGTGLSAPEVLDVSGHIVMPGFVDTHRHTWQAAIGATMADATLGDYLASVLGGYAPRYRPADVRIGNLAGALDALGSGTTTLLDWSQLNATPDHTDAAIQGLCESGIRGVFAYGGAAPASVTPRLTFAYAAMGPEIAGADEGVREWREARELGLPITVHMGGNGRESAAMGLAVLAANDLLGPRTTYIHPNYFSDDELRRIADTGGTASIAPISEAGLHIGYPATGRLRAAGIPTSLSTDSVTSGPGDMFSVMRAAYLLERARPGLEFTTRDVLRMATLEGAQVLGLGDVTGSLRPGKQADLLVLRTDSLGMSALLDPIAAVVLAAGPADIDTVLVGGEIVKHGGRLVRHRIDAVRAELLVSARHVATV is encoded by the coding sequence ATGAGTTCGACACTTCTTCTTCGCGGCGGCATCGTGCTGGACACCGAGCCACAGTCGCGGGTCACCGAGCACACCGACGTCTTGATCGAGAACGGTCGAATCGCCGCTCTCGGAACGGGATTGAGCGCACCCGAGGTGCTCGACGTCAGTGGTCACATCGTGATGCCGGGATTCGTCGACACTCATCGGCACACCTGGCAGGCCGCCATCGGCGCGACCATGGCCGACGCCACCCTCGGCGACTATCTCGCGAGTGTCCTCGGTGGTTACGCACCACGCTATCGACCTGCCGACGTTCGCATCGGCAACCTCGCAGGAGCATTGGACGCGCTGGGTTCCGGTACGACCACGCTGCTCGACTGGTCCCAGCTCAATGCCACTCCGGACCACACCGACGCCGCGATCCAGGGACTCTGCGAGTCGGGCATCCGTGGCGTATTCGCCTATGGCGGTGCCGCTCCCGCGTCGGTCACGCCTCGGCTGACGTTCGCCTACGCCGCGATGGGGCCCGAAATCGCCGGAGCGGACGAGGGGGTTCGAGAGTGGCGCGAAGCCAGAGAGCTCGGACTACCGATCACCGTGCACATGGGCGGCAATGGAAGAGAAAGCGCGGCAATGGGATTGGCCGTGCTGGCGGCGAACGACCTGCTCGGGCCGCGAACCACCTATATCCACCCCAACTATTTCTCCGACGACGAACTGCGGCGGATAGCCGACACCGGCGGCACTGCGTCGATCGCACCGATCAGCGAGGCCGGCCTGCACATCGGCTACCCCGCAACCGGTCGCCTGCGCGCGGCCGGTATTCCAACCTCGCTCAGCACCGACTCCGTCACCAGCGGCCCTGGCGACATGTTCAGCGTGATGCGGGCCGCCTACTTACTCGAAAGAGCACGTCCAGGACTGGAATTCACCACTCGCGACGTGCTGCGCATGGCCACCCTCGAAGGCGCGCAGGTACTCGGCCTCGGCGATGTCACGGGCTCGCTGCGCCCAGGCAAACAAGCAGACCTCCTCGTGCTGCGCACCGACAGCCTCGGCATGAGCGCCCTACTCGACCCGATCGCCGCGGTTGTCCTTGCTGCCGGACCTGCCGATATCGACACTGTGTTGGTCGGCGGCGAGATCGTCAAACACGGTGGGCGACTTGTCCGTCACCGAATCGATGCGGTGCGGGCCGAGCTATTGGTGTCGGCCCGCCACGTGGCGACGGTTTGA
- a CDS encoding MarR family winged helix-turn-helix transcriptional regulator, with translation MQDDVDELVPGWQANGLSDSLIATLELSKRISRLDGVMQQAIRTEIAEFELTYAEFDVLAALLRAGAPHRLKPSELSRALFLTSGGTSNVLHRLTSAGRIERADNPGDGRSRWVQLTPEGLRVAEAAVATAGRVHQQVMGGVPDDVVRRAADALRDINAIVGRRRSR, from the coding sequence GTGCAGGATGACGTCGACGAACTGGTGCCGGGATGGCAGGCCAACGGCCTGTCCGACTCGTTGATCGCGACGCTGGAGCTGAGCAAGCGGATCTCGCGACTCGACGGGGTGATGCAGCAGGCGATCCGGACGGAGATTGCCGAATTCGAACTCACCTATGCCGAATTCGATGTGCTGGCAGCACTATTGCGCGCGGGCGCCCCACATCGACTCAAGCCGAGCGAGCTCAGTCGCGCACTGTTTCTGACCTCGGGCGGCACCAGCAACGTGTTGCACCGTCTCACCTCCGCAGGCCGCATCGAACGCGCCGACAACCCGGGTGATGGACGCAGCCGATGGGTCCAGCTGACGCCCGAGGGCCTGCGCGTCGCCGAGGCCGCGGTGGCGACCGCGGGCCGCGTGCACCAGCAGGTGATGGGCGGCGTACCCGACGACGTGGTACGCCGAGCCGCCGACGCGCTACGCGACATCAACGCAATTGTCGGCCGACGACGCTCCCGCTGA
- a CDS encoding enoyl-CoA hydratase → MTGGPDFETILLERKGRVGWITLNRPKALNALNAQVLDDVIAALDELEHDDAIGAIVITGSERAFAAGADIKEMQPKSYMDMFMNDYFARWDRLAAFRKPTIAAVAGYALGGGCELAMICDILLAADNAKFGQPEIKLGVIPGIGGSQRLTRAVGKAKAMDLVLTGRNMDAEEAERAGLVSRIVPAADLLDTALEVAETIASMSLPVTMIAKEAVNRSFETTLAEGLRFERRVFHSLFAIEDQKEGMSAFVEKRPAKFTNR, encoded by the coding sequence GTGACGGGAGGGCCAGACTTCGAGACGATTCTGCTGGAGCGCAAGGGCCGGGTCGGCTGGATCACGCTGAATCGCCCGAAGGCGCTCAATGCGCTGAATGCGCAGGTCCTCGACGATGTCATCGCCGCGCTCGACGAACTGGAGCACGACGACGCGATCGGCGCCATCGTCATCACCGGCTCGGAGCGTGCTTTCGCGGCGGGCGCCGACATCAAGGAGATGCAACCCAAGTCGTACATGGACATGTTCATGAACGACTATTTCGCGCGCTGGGATCGGCTTGCCGCATTCCGTAAGCCCACCATCGCCGCGGTCGCGGGGTACGCACTCGGTGGTGGCTGTGAGCTGGCCATGATCTGCGACATCCTGCTCGCCGCCGACAACGCCAAGTTCGGCCAGCCGGAGATCAAACTCGGTGTCATCCCTGGTATCGGCGGCTCGCAACGCCTGACTCGCGCCGTCGGCAAGGCCAAGGCCATGGACCTGGTGCTCACGGGCCGCAATATGGACGCCGAGGAAGCCGAGCGTGCCGGCCTGGTTTCCCGCATCGTGCCTGCCGCCGATCTGCTCGACACCGCACTCGAGGTCGCCGAGACCATCGCCTCGATGTCGCTGCCGGTCACCATGATCGCCAAGGAAGCCGTCAACCGCTCCTTCGAAACCACCCTCGCCGAGGGTCTGCGCTTCGAACGCCGAGTCTTCCACTCGCTCTTCGCGATCGAGGACCAGAAGGAAGGCATGTCCGCCTTCGTCGAGAAGCGCCCCGCGAAATTCACCAACCGCTGA
- the mmsB gene encoding 3-hydroxyisobutyrate dehydrogenase, producing the protein MGGPMAANLVRAGYDVIAFDPVPAAQEQARKDGATVVDTAATAAADRDVVITMLPNGKLVLDVYADLLPAAAPGTLFIDSSTIDVADAKAAAVLAVGAGHRALDAPVSGGVAGAAAGTLTFMVGGGAADFADALPVLEVMGGKVVHCGGPGVGQAAKICNNMLLGISMIGLSEALVLGEKLGLSHQSFFDVVSTASGQSWALTNYCPVPGPVPTSPANNDYQPGFATALMTKDLGLAANALRDNGIDGRLGMLAAEIYTRFNQAEAGKDFSAIVTDIRNRSDQEGA; encoded by the coding sequence GTAAGGACGGCGCCACCGTGGTGGACACCGCCGCCACGGCGGCCGCCGACCGCGATGTCGTGATCACCATGCTGCCCAACGGCAAACTGGTCCTCGACGTCTACGCGGATCTGCTCCCCGCCGCCGCACCGGGCACGCTGTTCATCGACTCCTCGACCATCGATGTCGCCGACGCCAAGGCCGCGGCCGTGCTCGCCGTCGGCGCGGGTCATCGCGCACTGGACGCCCCGGTGTCCGGCGGTGTCGCAGGCGCTGCCGCCGGCACGCTGACCTTTATGGTCGGCGGCGGTGCCGCGGACTTCGCCGACGCACTGCCGGTGCTCGAGGTCATGGGCGGCAAGGTCGTGCACTGTGGTGGCCCCGGTGTCGGCCAGGCCGCGAAGATCTGCAACAACATGCTGCTCGGTATCTCGATGATCGGTTTGTCCGAGGCACTGGTGCTCGGTGAGAAGCTGGGCCTGAGCCACCAGTCGTTCTTCGATGTCGTCTCCACCGCGTCGGGCCAGAGTTGGGCGCTGACCAACTACTGTCCGGTCCCCGGTCCGGTGCCGACCAGCCCGGCCAACAACGACTACCAGCCCGGTTTCGCCACCGCGCTGATGACCAAGGACCTCGGTCTCGCCGCGAACGCCCTGCGCGACAACGGCATCGACGGCCGGCTCGGCATGCTCGCCGCCGAGATCTACACCCGGTTCAACCAGGCCGAGGCCGGAAAGGACTTCTCGGCTATCGTCACCGATATCCGTAACCGTTCCGACCAAGAGGGTGCCTGA
- a CDS encoding Hsp70 family protein produces MESMVLVLGVSAGTGGARAMLTHSDQPHLPPIDRCQVPRRAGGGVDEPVFEAIRQMRGSAERRDELITGTAVTCRCPLHIESIRAAAGRSRLTIVDEPLAQLRYLRFTGLLPDTGSVILYDLGSSGLTITHADCRTETILSSKRSTVLGGDGYDALLRWQLARGSVLTDKLTSRRHREALSSARVVTAMDPTTGGRAVVTRSDLAQLCAASIHHSASFVRQLIDETGVQPEAMVLLGGCTRNPSIREALGEMTDLPIIYDSEPEYVSARGAVLLAAERPTGDVRMARIRTGATLPTLTSRTVGRRKLIAAVAVTVALGATIAGLLAMDKNPAQPPGGGIAPTSVEVAGIPATPFG; encoded by the coding sequence ATGGAGTCCATGGTGCTGGTCTTGGGGGTATCGGCGGGTACTGGAGGCGCGCGCGCGATGCTGACACATTCCGATCAGCCGCACCTCCCCCCGATCGATCGCTGCCAGGTGCCGCGACGCGCGGGCGGCGGCGTCGACGAGCCTGTTTTCGAGGCGATTCGTCAGATGCGCGGATCCGCCGAGCGCCGCGACGAGCTGATCACCGGAACCGCGGTAACCTGCCGCTGCCCACTGCACATTGAGTCCATCCGGGCCGCGGCGGGCCGCAGCCGGCTCACCATCGTCGACGAACCACTCGCCCAGCTGCGGTATCTACGCTTCACCGGCTTGCTCCCCGACACCGGCTCGGTGATCCTCTACGACCTCGGCAGCTCCGGCCTGACCATCACGCACGCCGACTGCCGGACCGAAACCATCCTGTCCAGCAAACGCAGCACCGTGCTCGGCGGCGACGGCTACGACGCACTGCTGCGCTGGCAACTGGCCAGGGGCAGCGTGCTCACCGACAAACTGACAAGCCGCAGACACCGCGAAGCCCTGAGCAGCGCCAGGGTGGTGACAGCGATGGACCCCACCACCGGCGGCCGAGCCGTTGTCACCCGCAGCGACCTCGCCCAACTGTGCGCGGCGAGCATCCATCATTCGGCGTCGTTCGTCCGTCAGCTCATCGACGAAACCGGCGTGCAGCCCGAGGCGATGGTCCTGCTCGGCGGCTGCACCCGCAACCCGAGCATCCGCGAGGCGCTCGGCGAAATGACCGACCTGCCGATCATCTACGACTCCGAACCCGAATACGTCTCCGCCCGCGGCGCCGTCCTGCTCGCCGCCGAACGCCCCACCGGCGACGTCCGCATGGCCCGAATCCGCACCGGCGCAACCTTGCCCACCCTCACCTCGCGCACCGTCGGCCGAAGAAAACTCATCGCCGCCGTAGCGGTCACCGTGGCACTCGGCGCAACCATCGCCGGATTGCTTGCTATGGACAAGAATCCGGCGCAGCCCCCCGGTGGGGGGATCGCGCCGACTTCGGTGGAGGTAGCCGGTATCCCCGCAACGCCTTTCGGCTGA
- a CDS encoding ABC transporter ATP-binding protein: MSRLVVADVAKTFGHTQVLGGITLEVPDGSSTAVVGSSGCGKTTLLRVIAGFESPDAGSVSIGTETVVRDRFSVPPQRRNIGYVAQDGALFPHLTVGQNIAYGLRSGFCGMRSGKHRVGELLEMVSLDPSYADRRPHQLSGGQQQRVALARALARKPDVMLLDEPFSALDAGLRTTTRQAVAETLRAAGMTSILVTHDQEEALCFAEQVAVMRQGRFTQVGAPEQVYAAPTDLFTARFLGDCVLLDAIVDADVAKCALGRIPVQKAAPSGPVTIMIRPEQLVADVVSDAEQCSGVVHEVEFRGADVMLTIALNGNTDPVRVRRASAAAPITGQRVRLDVLGAAVAYEVVHES, encoded by the coding sequence ATGAGCCGACTTGTCGTGGCCGACGTCGCGAAGACGTTCGGGCACACCCAGGTTCTCGGCGGGATCACCCTGGAGGTTCCCGATGGGAGTTCCACTGCGGTGGTCGGCTCGTCCGGCTGCGGCAAGACGACCCTGCTCCGGGTGATCGCAGGCTTCGAGTCGCCGGATGCCGGATCGGTGTCCATCGGCACGGAAACCGTTGTCCGGGATAGATTCTCGGTGCCGCCGCAGCGACGCAACATCGGCTACGTCGCGCAGGATGGCGCGCTGTTCCCGCATCTGACCGTCGGCCAGAACATCGCCTACGGTCTGCGCAGCGGATTCTGCGGAATGCGCAGCGGCAAGCACCGGGTAGGCGAACTGCTGGAGATGGTGTCGCTGGACCCCTCCTACGCCGATCGGCGCCCGCACCAACTCTCCGGCGGGCAGCAGCAGCGCGTCGCGCTGGCCCGCGCACTGGCACGCAAACCCGACGTGATGCTGCTCGACGAACCGTTCAGCGCCTTGGATGCGGGCCTGCGCACCACCACCAGGCAGGCTGTGGCCGAGACGCTGCGCGCGGCAGGCATGACGAGCATCCTGGTCACCCACGACCAGGAAGAGGCGCTCTGCTTCGCCGAGCAGGTCGCGGTCATGCGGCAGGGCCGGTTCACCCAGGTCGGTGCGCCCGAACAGGTCTACGCCGCGCCCACCGATCTGTTCACCGCCCGCTTTCTCGGTGACTGCGTACTGCTCGACGCGATCGTCGACGCGGATGTCGCCAAGTGCGCACTCGGGCGAATTCCGGTGCAGAAGGCGGCGCCTTCCGGCCCGGTGACCATCATGATCCGCCCGGAACAGCTGGTGGCCGATGTGGTTTCGGATGCCGAACAGTGCAGCGGCGTGGTGCACGAGGTGGAATTCCGCGGCGCCGATGTCATGCTGACCATCGCCTTGAACGGCAACACCGACCCGGTGCGCGTGCGCCGCGCCAGCGCCGCGGCCCCGATCACCGGCCAGCGCGTGCGCCTGGACGTGCTCGGCGCCGCAGTCGCCTACGAAGTAGTACACGAATCCTGA